The stretch of DNA CTTGGTGTTCTATTGATGTGATATATATACTACGGTTCCAGGTGTCTAGCGACTGTGTGATACACAGGCAGCAGATTGTCTTATTCTTCAGGGGCGTTGTGTGGATAATGGCCCCTGGAAACGATGATGTTTCAGAAATACTTGTGTTAGATTATGCCCTCAAGGCCTGTAGTAGCTGGGTAAACTTGTATTATTACTAGACACAAGGTATCTGTTGCTGGTATCACCTTGTTTGCTTCAGAGTTCAGAAAGTACTGAACATGTCGCAGCAGGCATTATTGTTTGGCATATTGTTAGTTGCTTTTATTTCTTGCAAACCTTGAAATGCTTTGTTATGGACAATCCAATGGGAAGCTACAGAAACAAGTCTGTCCTGGCCACTATTATACACACATTACAATGAAATGATGGCAGACTTTCAGTAGCAGCTGCTACTTCACAGAAACAAGCTTCTCTGGTCATTGCAAACTTTCAGTAGCATGCACATGTATACGGCGAGGTTTAGCCACTGAATGGCCGGAAATCCCTGAACGCGCCGACGAAGCTGGCAATGGACCCTGCTGTGGCGACGACCGACACGACGAGGCAAACGGCGGCGAGGGCCTTGAGGCAGATCCACTGGGCGCTGCGGCGCGTCACGGCGCGCTGCTTGATGTACATCTCGACGGGGAAGTAGACGGTGAGCGGCCAGAACGTGAAGGCGCCGATGAGCCCCACGACGCTGCCGAAGAATGGCAGCGCCATGGCGACCACGGTGGCGAGGCACACGAACGCCGAGCGCCACACCAGCCGGAGCGCGCTGGGCACGAAGGGGCCCAAGCGGAGCTCCTTGGAGATGAAGGCGCTCTCCGGCCACGCGGCGGCGGCCCGGCTCTCGACGAACGCGTAGATGGGCTGGCAGAAGACCTGGTACGCGCCGACGAGGTGCACGACGATGGCGGCGTTGGCGACGTCGACGAGCCAGAAGGGCTCGTAGAAGCCGAAGCCCGTTAGGAGGTTGTCCGGCGCGGCGTTCCCGAAGGCGGCGTACCCCATGCAGCCGCACAGAGCGTAGAACGCCGTGGTCGTGGCGATGCTGAGCGCCGTGGCCTTGTTCATGACCGCCGtctccgacggcggcggcgccttgATCGTGTCCTGGATCTCGATGAGCACGTTGGAGAAGGAGTAGGCGAAGGCGATGTTGCCCAGCGCCTGCATCGTGCTCCAGACCTTGTGCATGACGGTGACGCCCGACGCGCCGCCGACGGCGACGCCGGTGAGCGTGCCCCTGAACCCGCCGTTGGCCACGGTCTGTGCGACGGCGAGTCCGATCCCGATGCCGGAGTAGGTGAAGGACATGACGGAGGCGACGATGGACAGCCACTCGATCTGATGGAAGCCGGGGATCTGCGAGAAGACGATCTGGGTGGCCCCGAACGCGATCATGTACGGCACGCTGGAGCTCCGGCACGCGTCGTCGTGGCCCCGGGCGTGGAAGCAGTTGGCCCTCCAGACGGCCTGCATGCTGATGGACGCGGCGATGGTGTagccgacggcgacggcggcgaggtTGGCGTACTGGATGACGCCGCAGAAGGTGACCTTCCAGCCGCCGAGGATGGCGCGGACGGCCTCCATGTACGAGTAGTTCCGGCGGCCGCGCGCGCCCGTGGCGTCGGGGTtgtcgctgccgccgccggcgcggtaGCACTCGGCGAGCAGCGTGGA from Sorghum bicolor cultivar BTx623 chromosome 8, Sorghum_bicolor_NCBIv3, whole genome shotgun sequence encodes:
- the LOC8079898 gene encoding amino acid permease 3, with amino-acid sequence MVQIKPTEVSLEAGNLAEHSAELDDDGRPRRTGTVLTASAHIITSVIGSGVLSLPWAVAQLGWAAGPPVLLVFGGATYYTSTLLAECYRAGGGSDNPDATGARGRRNYSYMEAVRAILGGWKVTFCGVIQYANLAAVAVGYTIAASISMQAVWRANCFHARGHDDACRSSSVPYMIAFGATQIVFSQIPGFHQIEWLSIVASVMSFTYSGIGIGLAVAQTVANGGFRGTLTGVAVGGASGVTVMHKVWSTMQALGNIAFAYSFSNVLIEIQDTIKAPPPSETAVMNKATALSIATTTAFYALCGCMGYAAFGNAAPDNLLTGFGFYEPFWLVDVANAAIVVHLVGAYQVFCQPIYAFVESRAAAAWPESAFISKELRLGPFVPSALRLVWRSAFVCLATVVAMALPFFGSVVGLIGAFTFWPLTVYFPVEMYIKQRAVTRRSAQWICLKALAAVCLVVSVVATAGSIASFVGAFRDFRPFSG